The sequence below is a genomic window from Anaerocolumna chitinilytica.
GACCACAGAACTGTATTAACTGCTAGTAATTTAAGAATTTCTTTTCGATTTGACATAAATGCTGTTTCTCCTGGCTGTCTATTATTCTTCCGTACATTATTTTATTATCACAAGTATATAATAATCAATCTTGTTTGTAAACTTACTTTATAAACTAAGTTTTGATATTTTTTTGTGCAATATTACACAGAAAAAACAAAGCGAAAAGACTCCTGCGCTGATTTACGGCCCATGGGTTCCTTCCGCTCTGTATAAACTCCTTCATGGTTCTTATAAATGATATTTTTCTATAATTTCATCAATAACCGTCACCGTCACAGGGGCTAACATTTCCATCCTTGCTCTGTCATTATATTCCGTCAGTAAACCCGCAAAAGCAGCTCCGGCATTTTCAGCAAATTCTAAATCCGTTATACTATCCCCTACTATAAGCAATTCTTCTGTCTTTATCTCAGCCAGGCCACAAAAAGTAAATGCCATCTGAGGAGATGGCTTGGTCTGGGTATCGCCTTCGTTGCAGCCAATATAGTCAAAGTAATCCAACAGTCCGGTACATTTAAGAGAATGAACAGTGGATCTTCTGCTGTCTGACGTTGCTACTCCTAGCAGGTAGCCTTTCTTTTTCAGATAGGACAACAGTCTGTCTACACCCGGCAGGCTGTGAATAATGATATCTTCCGAAAGAGCGACTTCTTCAAATAAGAAAAAGAGCTTCTCTCTTTCCAGGATTCCCCCCTCGGCTTCCTTAATAATATTATACCAACTGTCTATAATTTGGGAAGTAGAAGCGTATTGTATCATACTCTCCTTCTGAAAGCCTTCTGCCAGATAACCGGAAATCTTCTTTAATAAAAGCACCGTTTCTGGCTTAACCTGATATTCCTTTTCCAAAAGGGCAAATAACCTGGATACTACCATGTGCCAGTAATCCCTGAATTCAATCAAGGTTCCGTCCTTATCAAACAAAATTCCTTTTATCATACTGCTCACAAAATTCCTCCATTAGTAATTTATAATCTGTCTTCAGGTTTTGTTGTATACAGCCTCTATAAACAGGATTCACATAACAGATGGCGTGTCCTTCTATATCATAAATTCCAAACCGAAGCCACCAATCCTCCTTCGGATTTATACAGTATATCATTTCAGAACCTTCCTCTAAAGCCTCTTTCTTTACTATCCCGCCATTTAGCAGAAATACTCCATACATAGGCTTTATCACATTATGAACTGTTACCCTGTATTCAATTTCCTCAGTCCCTGTTATCTCATCTCCCGGCAGATATCTGCCTTGGCCGATAGAAATATCTAACTCCACATACCTTGCCGTATAGCAGTTACCTCTTTTCATACCATTTATCAGATTATCAACCGATAATCCTCTGCAGAAAACGTAAGTCGCCGGATCTCCGTAAATAGAGGGCTCTTTGGAATTCTCATAAAGTTCCTCCTTGCGGTTATGACTGTCGCTGCCTCCAATACCATACAAACGCTGTCCCTTATTCCATAAAAAGTCCATAAATGCTACAGCTTTATCATTGGCTGAAGGTGAATCCGGGTAGGTAGGGTCACATATTACTTCGATTGTATTCAATCCTGTCAGGTCACAGTCCTCTTTGCAAAACTCCCAGGGAGTAAGAAACATATGGTTTAAGGATAAGTTCGACTTATCCCGGAAGAAAGCAAGAGCTCCCCTCCAAATATCATCATAACTTACATTCGTTTGCTCTTCCATCAGCCCAGCCTCTGCGGTTAACGCACAAAGCAGCTCGTAGAGCGCCTTATCCGATTTTATCCCGTGGATATTCATATGACCAATGGGAAGCGTCAGTTCCATAGAGGGTATCAGCAGGCAGGTAGAAGGACTTTCTCCAAAAGCTATCCCATTGTGCTCTGTAAAAGCCATAAAATCCATCTTCTGACTCGACAGGATCTCTGCCGCTTCTTCCATATTGTTATGTCCATCGGAAAATATGGTATGTCCATGGAAATCTCCTTTATAATATCGCTCTTCCCTATTATTAAGGGTTTCAAATGACATATTCTCGTTATCTTTTTCCTGTTGACAATAATGGGAAGCATAGTGTTTTGTCACATCCGTTTCCACAGATAATATGACTGAATAGCTCTCTTCTTCAAGACTTTCACCAAAAAGGATAAAAAGACTATACCTTCCTCCCTGCAGTTCATGTTTTAAACCCGTCAAGGTGCATATGTTCCTTGATATGTAGATTTCACGGATAAAGCTTCCTATTCCAGGTGTAACATTTCCGCAAAATATTCCTGCCGGATTAAATAAAGCTATAGTCATAGGCTGCTTTTCCTCTGTTTCTATCTTAACCCAAAGACTATCTTTTGGCTTATCAATTTCAAAGAAAACCGGTGTAACATTCCCGGTAATATGGATTTCTCTAGTCATATGAATAACCATCCCTTTCTAATAATATAATTAAAGCTTGAGTAGTTCCCATTCACTTACAGAGTTATATTGATTTATAATTTATCTAATCATTCTCTTATTATTTTTTTGCATTTATCCCAATAACAAAAAAATAGAATGAAAACAATATAAAAAAGAACATATTTCTTTCTTTTTATTTGTTTTCATTCTATATTATTTTGTTTTAATAATCAATACCAAATTTTATGTCAGATAATAAGTTATATGCTGGTTTTCGAAAAAGAGTCTCCAATTCTCAGTTAACTCTCTTCCGGTGATAAAGGAGTCGATCTCCTTCCAGCCAGCAACCCGGTAAGCTGCTTTTCGGTTAAATTTACTGCTATCTGCCAGAAGAATCCTTTCCTTTGCTTGTCTGAATAGAGGTTTTATTGTTGAATAGGCTTGATAGTCCACATTGCTGCAGCCAAATTCCATATCCAGGGCATCCACAGAAAAAAACAATTTATCATAGGATATTTCCGCAACAGATTGCTCAAAGAAAATACCATAGGTCATACGAATATTAGGTTCTACCTCTCCCCCCAGAAAAAGAAAGCGGTGTCCCTGTTCCTTATAAGCTTCCTGATATTTTCCCATGATAAAGCCCAAAAGACATGCTATGGAATTTGTAACTATTGTAAGTCCCTTTTTTTCTATCAGCTCCGGTAGAAGATAGGTTACAGTAGAACCGGAATCCAGATAGATACAGTCTCCATCCATTATCAGATTGGCAGCCCTTTTACAGATATCCTGCTTTTCTTCTCTTTGCAGAAGCTGACGTTCATGAAACAGATAATGGTCATTAAACGTCTTTTTTTCCTCTCTGGACAGGTTACCATGCCCTCTCACAAAGCCTTCCTGTTCAGCCAGGTAATCAAAGTCGCTTCGAATGGTCTCCATTGTTACGCCAAAATGTCTTGCCATATCTGTTACGGTAACCTCGCCTTCCTTTCTGATAAGCCGGCTGATTTCTCTTCTCCTAATCTCAACCTTATTGTTCATCTCTCCATCAACCTCCGGGAATCTTACTGTTGTCCAGAGTCCATCTTATCACAATTTACACATTATTACTACATATCTTCTTTTACATACTCCATTAGATCATCGAGAACCGCACGGTATCCATTCGCATACATATGTACACCTTCTATGGAATACTCACTTTTAAGATTGTTATCTTTATCATATAAATTTTTGTTTATATCAATATATCTTACCTGATAAAGCTTTGCCATAGCTTCCAGGGCTTCATTCGCCTCAATGACCTTTGCATTCGGTCTTTGTCTGACCCATTCTCTGGCTGCTTCATTACCGAAATCATAATCACAGTTGCAGGGATAATAAGCCATTACATACACTCTCGTTTCAGGAAGCCTTGACTTAATCTGGTCCAGAATATATTCATAGCGGCCAATTAATTCCTCTACTTTATAATCCGGTGAACTAAGATCATTTGTACCAATATTAATAAATATCTTTCTAGGCTCCAGTTCAAAAATTAAGGTATCCAATGCCAATATCATTTCCGAGGAAGTAAAGCCACTGACCCCTCTGTTATAAATCGTTTCCTTTATATCGTAGTCCAGCAGGAATTCATAGATTGGAAATTGTTCCATTAAGGAAGAACCGGTGAATACTACTTTTCCTTTCTTAACATACTTATTCAGTATACTGTAATGCTTTACCTTATCTGCTTTTTCATCGTTTAATTTTGTTTCTGTCAATACCATCTTTCTCTCTCCTATTCTTTATTTCCAACATATTGCAGCTATACTTAAAATTGCCGGCATGGTTACAATGCTAACTATTGTACTTACTGTTACATTCTTTACGGCTTCTGTATATCTTAATCCGTTTAACTGGGCAAAGATAGCAACGTTGGAGCCCACCGGTGCTGCTGCCGCGGTCAGAACCGCCAGCTTAATCGAGAAATATTCCTCCGGAAACAGGCTTAAGACCCCAAAGGTTAACAACGGAATGATAACCAAACGGAGAAAGGTACACAAGAATGCTTCTTTTCCATGAAGCAGTTCTTTTCCCTCCATCTGACCTAAGTAAACCCCAAGGATTATCATTGCCACCGGTGCTGTCATATTTGCCACCATGGTCAGGCTGTCAGACAGAATTGCAGGCACCTGCAAAGGCAGAAAAAAGAATATCAATCCGACTCCAAGAGCTATTACGATTGGATTTTTAAGAAGTTTTTCTTTCGAAATTGCTTCTCTTTTCCCGCTCATAACCGCCACTCCATAGGTCCATTGCAAGATATTTAGCAGTGCTACAAAAGCTGCCAGATAAAAGATACCCTCTTCTCCTACTACCGCCTTCACCAGAGGAATGCCAATGAATCCGGCATTGGAGAAGGCTGCACTAAAATGCTCCACTTTATGCCTATTCCCGAAGGCTATCCTGGAAACCAGTATTGCCACTGCCAGAGCCAGCACCGCCATACATAAAGACAGCAGCAATCCTATCAGCTTCTCTCTGGTAAATTCCGTGAGATAGGACTTGATGATAGATGCCGGAAGAATTATATACAAAAGTAATGTTCCAAGCTCCCGGTTTCCCTGCAGGCTTATTTTATTATTTTTGTACAAAAGAAATCCAACTGCCATAAATAAAAACATAATAATAATCTGCCTGAGTAATATCAAGCCTATTGACATAATACCCTCCTGTTGTAAAACGCAGGGAATAATATCTCCCAAACCTTCTTCTATATAAATACTTACCCGTATTCACTGTATTTAAGTATAGCAAATTTCCAAAAAATAATATAATATAAATAATATATATGTTATATATTTTTAGTTATATATTTTAGTTATTATTTAGTTATAGAGAAAGAAAGGAATACATTGTTATGACTTTTAAGCAGCTTCAATTTTTTCGGAAAACGGCAGAGCTTGAGAATATCTCCCGAGCGGCGAAGGAGCTTTTCGTAGCACAACCGGCCTTGAGTAAATCCATCAAGGACCTGGAAGCGGAGTTAAAGTATCCTCTATTTGACCGAAACGGTAAAAAGATATCCCTTAACCAAAACGGCCGAATTCTCTATAAACATGTTCAGCTGGTACAAAACAACCTGCTGCAGTTGGAGCAGGAACTTATAAATGCAAATACTCCGGGGTCTCATACCGCGGCTATTTCTATCCGCGTGGCTTCCAAACTCCTGCCGGATATTCTAAGGACTTTCTACACCAAATATCCGGATTACAACTTAAAAGTATATCAGCTTGGCAATAATCCTTCATCTCTTCCTCCTTTTGATGTTATTATAGATTCTGCACCAAGAAGTTCTTCTCTGTCATTCAACAGTGTAAAATTATTGGAGGAAAAGATTCTATTAGCCCTGCCTCCCTCTCACCCATTGGCATACAAAGAACATATTCTGCTATCTGACCTTACCGGTTATCCCTGTTCATTACTGAATGAAAGCTACTCTCTCGGTAAATTACTGCATACTAAGATGGATGAACTCCGTTTTACACCAAATATTATTTTTGAGAGTGACAACCCCCATATGATCCGGGACTTTTTAGCTCTTCAACTCACCTATTCTTTTGTACCAGAGAAGACATGGAACATAAAAAATGACTTCCCTCAGTTACTTTTAAGGGAAGTCGATGATTTTACCTGCAGCCGGGAGATTTATCTCTCCTATCTGAAAAAAGAATATGCCGTATTAGCAGCCAGAGCTTTTACAGCACATGTGAAGGAGTACTTTCAGAAACTATGAGCGCTGTCATTCTCTTCCAAGTACCGGATTAAGAATTCAACAGCTCTGATCATGTCACTTAGCTCCATATAAGGGGCATTTTCTTTCTCCATTACCTGAGCTTTTATATAAGGCACATGAACAAATCCGGCCTTCATAGAGTGATATCTGGTTTCTGCCAGAAATAAGGCGTGATACATCACATGATTACATACATAAGTACCGGCGGTATTGGATATCCGTGCCTCTATCTGGTTAGCTCTAAGATAATCCAACATCTTCTTCACCGGAAGGGTAGTAAAATAAGCAGCCTGACCTTCCTCTCTGATAGGGGTATCTATGGGCTGATATCCTATATTGTCCGGGAATTTTGCGTCATCTACATTAATTGCTACTCTCTCCAGGGTGATACCCTCTCTGCCTGCTGCCTGCCCAAGAGAAATAATAGCCTCCGGCTGAATACGTATAACCGCCTCTTCTAACTTTTTCTCTGCCTCTTTGAACTCTACCGGAAGTACCAGGGTATGCAGCTTCTCATTCGCACTTTCTGCCAGTGCTTTTATTATTTCTTCAGAAGGATTTATCTCTTCTCCGTGAAAGGCTTCAAAGCCTGTTACTAAAATCTTCATTCTGTTCTCCTATCTGAGTATTTCTTATATTATCATCCGCTCTTCTTAATATCTGTGTGACTTTAGTACCTTACAGATGCTTAAATGCTTAATTAAAATATTAAGGGCGTCCACCAATTTCCGCTTGCTACAAGCAGGCAAAGCATCTTAATACTGTCATTATAGTAGCATTCTCTGTTTAATACAGAGCATTTACTCCATAAGGAATCCAGCCATTCCTGTGCTCCCGGTGTATTCTTATCCTGGCACATAGCAGCGACCAAATAAGGTACCGTAAAACAAAGATCACTATAGCTTCCCGTAGGCTCTCCCTTTAAGGTATACCCGGCCATTATCTTATCTGGATTATTTTCGGCAGCTTCCCTTATCCATTGATTTAATTTTATTAGCAGTTCCTTTTCCCTTTTATCACCGGTTACCAGATAATCCGTACCGATTCTCCAGGGATCCCTGCAGGCATTATAACCGCAGTTCCCGTCATTTTCAC
It includes:
- a CDS encoding LysR family transcriptional regulator, coding for MTFKQLQFFRKTAELENISRAAKELFVAQPALSKSIKDLEAELKYPLFDRNGKKISLNQNGRILYKHVQLVQNNLLQLEQELINANTPGSHTAAISIRVASKLLPDILRTFYTKYPDYNLKVYQLGNNPSSLPPFDVIIDSAPRSSSLSFNSVKLLEEKILLALPPSHPLAYKEHILLSDLTGYPCSLLNESYSLGKLLHTKMDELRFTPNIIFESDNPHMIRDFLALQLTYSFVPEKTWNIKNDFPQLLLREVDDFTCSREIYLSYLKKEYAVLAARAFTAHVKEYFQKL
- a CDS encoding HAD family hydrolase, with protein sequence MIKGILFDKDGTLIEFRDYWHMVVSRLFALLEKEYQVKPETVLLLKKISGYLAEGFQKESMIQYASTSQIIDSWYNIIKEAEGGILEREKLFFLFEEVALSEDIIIHSLPGVDRLLSYLKKKGYLLGVATSDSRRSTVHSLKCTGLLDYFDYIGCNEGDTQTKPSPQMAFTFCGLAEIKTEELLIVGDSITDLEFAENAGAAFAGLLTEYNDRARMEMLAPVTVTVIDEIIEKYHL
- a CDS encoding GDSL-type esterase/lipase family protein: MVLTETKLNDEKADKVKHYSILNKYVKKGKVVFTGSSLMEQFPIYEFLLDYDIKETIYNRGVSGFTSSEMILALDTLIFELEPRKIFINIGTNDLSSPDYKVEELIGRYEYILDQIKSRLPETRVYVMAYYPCNCDYDFGNEAAREWVRQRPNAKVIEANEALEAMAKLYQVRYIDINKNLYDKDNNLKSEYSIEGVHMYANGYRAVLDDLMEYVKEDM
- the pcp gene encoding pyroglutamyl-peptidase I yields the protein MKILVTGFEAFHGEEINPSEEIIKALAESANEKLHTLVLPVEFKEAEKKLEEAVIRIQPEAIISLGQAAGREGITLERVAINVDDAKFPDNIGYQPIDTPIREEGQAAYFTTLPVKKMLDYLRANQIEARISNTAGTYVCNHVMYHALFLAETRYHSMKAGFVHVPYIKAQVMEKENAPYMELSDMIRAVEFLIRYLEENDSAHSF
- a CDS encoding CehA/McbA family metallohydrolase, which gives rise to MTREIHITGNVTPVFFEIDKPKDSLWVKIETEEKQPMTIALFNPAGIFCGNVTPGIGSFIREIYISRNICTLTGLKHELQGGRYSLFILFGESLEEESYSVILSVETDVTKHYASHYCQQEKDNENMSFETLNNREERYYKGDFHGHTIFSDGHNNMEEAAEILSSQKMDFMAFTEHNGIAFGESPSTCLLIPSMELTLPIGHMNIHGIKSDKALYELLCALTAEAGLMEEQTNVSYDDIWRGALAFFRDKSNLSLNHMFLTPWEFCKEDCDLTGLNTIEVICDPTYPDSPSANDKAVAFMDFLWNKGQRLYGIGGSDSHNRKEELYENSKEPSIYGDPATYVFCRGLSVDNLINGMKRGNCYTARYVELDISIGQGRYLPGDEITGTEEIEYRVTVHNVIKPMYGVFLLNGGIVKKEALEEGSEMIYCINPKEDWWLRFGIYDIEGHAICYVNPVYRGCIQQNLKTDYKLLMEEFCEQYDKRNFV
- a CDS encoding DeoR/GlpR family DNA-binding transcription regulator: MNNKVEIRRREISRLIRKEGEVTVTDMARHFGVTMETIRSDFDYLAEQEGFVRGHGNLSREEKKTFNDHYLFHERQLLQREEKQDICKRAANLIMDGDCIYLDSGSTVTYLLPELIEKKGLTIVTNSIACLLGFIMGKYQEAYKEQGHRFLFLGGEVEPNIRMTYGIFFEQSVAEISYDKLFFSVDALDMEFGCSNVDYQAYSTIKPLFRQAKERILLADSSKFNRKAAYRVAGWKEIDSFITGRELTENWRLFFENQHITYYLT
- a CDS encoding AEC family transporter, giving the protein MSIGLILLRQIIIMFLFMAVGFLLYKNNKISLQGNRELGTLLLYIILPASIIKSYLTEFTREKLIGLLLSLCMAVLALAVAILVSRIAFGNRHKVEHFSAAFSNAGFIGIPLVKAVVGEEGIFYLAAFVALLNILQWTYGVAVMSGKREAISKEKLLKNPIVIALGVGLIFFFLPLQVPAILSDSLTMVANMTAPVAMIILGVYLGQMEGKELLHGKEAFLCTFLRLVIIPLLTFGVLSLFPEEYFSIKLAVLTAAAAPVGSNVAIFAQLNGLRYTEAVKNVTVSTIVSIVTMPAILSIAAICWK